The Tautonia plasticadhaerens nucleotide sequence CGCGCTGGAGCAGGGCGAAGGTGTCGGGGTCGTCCAGGGGCAGGGCGTTGAGGTCGAGGGGGCGTTCGGGATACCGCTCCCGGATCATCGAGATGGCGGCGGAGAGGCTGGTCAGGTTGCGGAGGCCGAGGAAGTCGACCTTGAGCAGGCCCGCCTTCTCCACGTCCCCCATGTCCCACTGGGTGGACACCACCTCCTTGCTCTTGTCCTTGTTGGGGATCTTCTGCAGGGGGCAGAGGTCGCGCAGGGGGCGGTCGGCGATGACGACGCCGGCGGCGTGGGTGCCGACGTTGCGGACGGTCCCCTCCAGCCTCCGGGAGAATTCGAGCATCCTGAAGATGTCGGGGTCGCGCTCGGCCTCGGCCTTCAGCGCCGGCTCCTTCCGGATCGCCTCGTCGAGGGTGATGTTCAGGACGTTGGGGACGAGCTTCTTGACCGCCTCGACCTTCGCCAGCGGGATGCCCAGGGCGCGGCCGACGTCGGTCATCGCCGCCTTGGCCTTGAGCGTGCCGAAGGTGCCGATCTGGGCGACGTTCTCCTCGCCGTACTTCTTGCGGACGTACTCGATGACCTCGTAGCGGCGGTCCTGGCAGAGGTCGATGTCGATGTCGGGCGCCTCGGAGCGGTTCGGGTCGAGGAACCGCTCGAAGAGGAGGTCATACGTCAACGGGTCGACGTGGCTGAGCTTGAGCGCGTAGGCGACCAGCGCGCCGCAGGCCGAGCCCCTCGCCGTGGTGGGGATCCCCTGCTCGTGGGCGTAGCGGACGAAGTCCCAGACGATGAGGAAGTAGGCGGAGAAGCCCATCCGGGCGATGATGCCCAGCTCGTGGTCGAGCCGTTGCTTCGCCTCGGGGGGGATGGGGTCGCCGTAGCGCTCGCGGAGGCCCTCCTCGCAGAGTTCCCGGAGGTAGCTGTCGGGGGTCTTGCTCGGCGGGGGGTCGAAGGCGGGGAAGCAGCGCGTGCCGAGGCCGAAGCTCTCGTAGTTGGGCTCGACCGACTCGGCGATCGCCTGGGTCTGCTTCAGGGCCTCGTCCAGGCCCGGCATGGCGGCGCTCATCTCCTCCGGGGAGCGGACGAAGTATTCCTGGGTGTCGAACTTCAGGCGGGTCGGGTCGTCGAAGGTCTTGCCGGAGGAGACGCAGAGCAGCACGTCGTGCGACTCGGCGTCCTCTTTCGTCAGGTAGTGGGCGTCGCTGGTGGCGACCAGGGGGAGGCCCCGGCGCCGGGCGAAGTCGAGGGAGCGCTCCAGGTGCTCGGCCTGGACGTGGTAGCCGTTGTTCTGGATCTCGACGAAGACGTGCTCGGGCCCGAAGATGCGTTGATACCAGGAGAGGAGCTTCTCGGCCTGCTCGGTGCGGTCGTTGAGGATGAAGTCGGAGTACTCGGAGGAGACGCAGCCGGTGAGGCAGACCAGGCCCTCGGCGTGGCGTTCCAGGATCTCGTGGTCGATCCGGGGCTTGTAGTAGTAGCCCTCCAGGAAGGCGGCCGAGGAGAGCCGCATGAGGTTGCGGAACCCCTCGCCGGTGCGGGCGAGCAGCGTCAGGTGGAAATAGTTCTTCTTGTTGAGGACGCCGCCGGCGCCCTTGTCGGTGCGGTGCCGGGGGGCGACGTAGGCCTCCATGCCGACGATCGGCTTGATGCCGGCGGCCTTCGACTCGCGGAGGAACTCGACGGCGCCGTACATGTTGCCGTGGTCGGTGAGCGCGAGCGCCTCCATGCCCAGCGCCTTGGCCCGCCTCGTCAGCTCGGGCAGCCGGGAGCCGCCGTCGAGCAGGCTGTAGTGGCTGTGGCAGTGCAGGTGGACGAAGGGCGGGGCGCTGGGCATCTCGCTCACCTCGGTCGGCTCGGCGACAGGCCGGCGGTCGCGGCCTCGGTCGGGAAGGCGGGGCGGGCGCACGGACGGTCCGGGGCGGGGGGCATCCCGACGCGATCCGGCGGGGATGCGGCGGCCTCCTGCCGGCATCCCCCGGGCCGGCACTGCTGTACCGGCGAACACATCAACAGTGTACCGGATCCCCCCCGGGGCGGCCAGGCGCACGGACGTGCCGAAGCACGCCCGTCCAGTCAATCCTAGCTGGTATCGGCCGGGGCGCGAGGCCGAGTTCGGGGTTGTTCGGGGCCGGGGGGAGGGAACGTGACGGAGGGGGGATCGGGGAGGGATCCGGCGGGGTGGGACGAAGGCCGGGGAGGGGGGGATCGCCTCATCCCGGCCCGGACGGGGGGGCGAGGGGCACCCCGGCCGAGCGGAGCAAGGCGTCGAAGACGGGCTGGGGGGAGCGATCGGTGGTGCCGGACGCGGAGGACTCGCCGCGATGGGAGACGAACTGGAGGCACTCGAAGCAGATGACGTAGTCGACCACCTCGCCCCCGATCCGCTCGACCTGGAGGCCGTGGCGGGGCCAGAAGCAATCGACCACCGTCCCCCCCCGGGCGACCCCGTTGTTGAAGGCGTCGATCAGCACCGAGGCGCGGTCGGCCTGCTCGACGTGGACGAGCCCCAGGACGGGATAACCGCGGAAGGAGGCAAGCGAAGGATCCCCGTCGGCCGGCGGGGCCGGGACGGGATCGAGGGCGTAGAGCGTCACCCGGCGGACCTGGTCGGGGTCGACCTCCGGGTCGGATCCACACCCGGAGAGCCCCGCCGCCAGGCCGAGGAGGCCCAGTCGGAGCAGGGCGATCGGACGCATGAGCATCCCCCTTCTCCACCCGGTCCGGTCCGGCCCGATGTGGGAACTCGACCGGCGAGATGGGCGGAACGCGACACGATGACGGGTTTGGCCATCAATGCTGGTTCAAGGGACGATCAGACTCGGCGTGCGAGCCGATCCAGAACCAGGAGACGTCATCGCCTTCTCGCACGCCCACCGCCCGAGAATGCAGCCGACGCGGGCCGAGAAGACTCGGGCGGACGGGATGAACTCGGCGAAAACGAAGGCTCGGGTGATGCGGATCTTGCCGGAAGAGGGCATCGGCGTGACGGGCCTGCGCCGAACCTTCCCGGGCAATGGCCGGTAAAGGGCCAGGAATTCCGGCAGGAGGAACGAGTTCATCGTCCTTCGGGGTCGAGCGGCCGGGCCCGCCCCTGCTTCGCCCCGTCCAGCGCCCGATCGGCCAGGCGAGCGAGGAGCTCGGCCGATTCCGGCCGGTCGAACAACTC carries:
- the dnaE gene encoding DNA polymerase III subunit alpha → MPSAPPFVHLHCHSHYSLLDGGSRLPELTRRAKALGMEALALTDHGNMYGAVEFLRESKAAGIKPIVGMEAYVAPRHRTDKGAGGVLNKKNYFHLTLLARTGEGFRNLMRLSSAAFLEGYYYKPRIDHEILERHAEGLVCLTGCVSSEYSDFILNDRTEQAEKLLSWYQRIFGPEHVFVEIQNNGYHVQAEHLERSLDFARRRGLPLVATSDAHYLTKEDAESHDVLLCVSSGKTFDDPTRLKFDTQEYFVRSPEEMSAAMPGLDEALKQTQAIAESVEPNYESFGLGTRCFPAFDPPPSKTPDSYLRELCEEGLRERYGDPIPPEAKQRLDHELGIIARMGFSAYFLIVWDFVRYAHEQGIPTTARGSACGALVAYALKLSHVDPLTYDLLFERFLDPNRSEAPDIDIDLCQDRRYEVIEYVRKKYGEENVAQIGTFGTLKAKAAMTDVGRALGIPLAKVEAVKKLVPNVLNITLDEAIRKEPALKAEAERDPDIFRMLEFSRRLEGTVRNVGTHAAGVVIADRPLRDLCPLQKIPNKDKSKEVVSTQWDMGDVEKAGLLKVDFLGLRNLTSLSAAISMIRERYPERPLDLNALPLDDPDTFALLQRGETKGVFQLESAGIRDLLIKMKPDRFADIIATNALYRPGPLNGGMVDSYVNRKHGREPADYPHPVMKDVLEETYGIMVYQEQVMRILNRLGGIELSKAYATIKAISKKKTDVIAAGREAFLNGAVERGLDKAKAKEIFDLIEFFGGYGFNKSHSTAYALVAYQTAYLKSHYPTEYMAAVLSSEMDGSEREKFFVEHIDDCRRMGLAVLPPNINEGHVSFRPSPDHDHTILFGLGALKGVGYKAIESIIDARESGGPFTSLDDFCERVPPREVGQGVIEVLIKAGAFDCLGARRSQLLAVLPRAVQGGQARQEDRKRGQASLFDAFDAAVAVAEPETIVTTLPDVPELSDAERLAEEKKVLGFYMSSHPLTRHQGLIEAFRTHTVDQLAELPDKVEVVLGGILAGVKIKNVQRSRSGLTRMAKLSIEDLTGSTPAMLWPEEFAKAQDLVRDDLICFVRGQLSRQREPAELIVSRIIPIERAAGELCRGLVVRLTKGAHGEAELDRLGRVLGQYQGNLDVYFEVFGLAEAHRAVFRAGASWRVRHDDALIASLESALGPGTIRLLGHRGVAAPPSSC